The Pseudomonas hefeiensis genomic sequence CAGAACACAAAATCGTAAGGCGCCTCGTTCACCAGCAAGGCCGGATCCAGCAGGTTGCCCACTTGCAGACGCACCTGTTCACTCACCCGTTCGCTGAGGCGATACCCCTGCGCCTCGACGTTGAAATGTCGCTCGCGAAAGCCAAGGTCGGCGCCACGGAAAGAGTTCCTGCCATAAAGCGCGTGCCTGGCGCGTTCTATCGACAGCGGACTGACGTCCAGTGCGTCCACCTTGAACTGATGCGGTCCCAGGCCCGCGTCGAGCAAGGCCATGGCGATGGAGTAAGGCTCTTCGCCAGTGGAACACGGCAAACTGAGGATGCGCAGCGCGCGCAGGTGCTTGATCTCGGCCAGACGCGTGATGGCCAGTCTGGCGAGGGTGGCGAAGGACTCGGGATACCGGAAGAACCAGGTCTCCGGAACAATCACCGCTTCAATCAGCGCCTGTTGCTCCTGGGCCGAATGTTGCAGGCACTGCCAGTACTCATCTGCGGCTCGCCCAGGCACAGCAATGATGCGCTGGCGCACGGCACGCTCGATGATGGCGGTGCCGACGGAGGTGACATCCAGGCCGATGCGCTCCTTGAGGAAATCGAAAAACCGCTGGTCGCTGTTCATGGCCGGCCCTCGAGGTCATCGAAGCTCAAAGGCGGCGTGGGGAACAGCACGGCGCGGACCGACTCGTCGAGCAGGTCATTGACCCGCACCCATTGCAACAGGCCTTGCGCGTCTTCGCGCACCGGGCCCAGGTACGGCGCCTGCCGGTTGTCCACGCCGTACGGCCGGAAATCCGCCGGATCGCAACGCAAGGTGTCGGTGGCCTGTTCCAGAATCAGCCCCAGAACCTGCCCCGCCTGCTGCGCGTCGGGTCGGTAATGCACCAGCACCAGACGCGTACTGGTACGCGCCTGGGCGCTCTGACCAAAGGTCAGCGTGCACAGATCGATCACCGGCACCACCGCGCCGCGCCAGGCAAACACGCCCGCTACCCAGGACGGTGCCTGGGCAATCGGCTTGAGGGGCAGGCGCGGCAGCACTTCCACCACATCGATGGCTTGCAGGGCGTAGCGTTCGTTGCCGATGCAAAACACCAGGAACAACGACTGACGGGCCGCCGGTACGACGCCACGTCGGGCCTCGAACTCGCTCATCAGACTTTGAAACGCGAGACGCCGCTGCGCAGCCCCACGGCCACCTGGCTCAGTTCATCGATGGCGGAACTGGCCTGGCGCAGGGATTCCACCGTCTGACTGCTGGCATCGCCCAGTTGCACCAGCGCGTGGTTGATTTGCTCGGCGCCGGTGGCCTGGGCCTGCATGCCTTCGTTGACCATCAACACCCGCGGCGCCAGCGCCTGTACCTGATGAATGATCTGCGACAGTTGCTCGCCGATCTGCTGCACCTCCGCCATGCCACGGCGCACTTCTTCGGAGAACTTGTCCATGCCCATCACACCGGCGGATACCGCGGATTGGATCTCGCGCACCATCTGCTCGATGTCGTAGGTCGCCACGGCAGTCTGATCCGCCAGGCGTCGCACCTCAGTGGCGACCACGGCAAAACCGCGACCGTACTCACCCGCCTTCTCGGCCTCGATGGCGGCATTGAGGGACAACAGGTTGGTCTGGTCGGCCACCTTGACGATGGTTACTACCACCTGGTTGATGTTGCCGGCCTTCTCGTTGAGGATCGCCAACTTGGCGTTAACCAGATCCGCCGCGCCCATCACCGAATGCATGGTTTCTTCCATGCGCGCCAGGCCTTGCTGGCCGGAACCGGCCGCTACCGAGGCCTGGTCGGCGGCGCTGGAAACTTCGGTCATGGTGCGCACCAGATCCCGGGAGGTGGCGGCAATTTCCCGAGAGGTCGCGCCAATCTCCGTAGTGGTGGCGGCGGTTTCGGTGGCCGTGGCTTGTTGCTCGCGGGAGGTGGCAGCGATCTCGGTCACCGAGGTGGTGACCTGCACGGAAGAGCGTTGGGCCTGGGATACCAGGGAGGTCAGTTCGGCCATCATGTCGTTGAAGCCGGTTTCCACGGCGCCGAACTCGTCTTTACGGGCAAGGTTCAGGCGTCCACTCAGGTCGCCGCTGCGCATGATGCCGAGGATTTCCACGATGCGGTTCATCGGCGCCATGATCGCGCGCATCAACAACAGGCCGCAGAGCATGGCAATGAACACCGCGACCAGAAACGACAGGCCCATGGTGACCTCGGCGGTGGTCACTGCATCGCGAATGGTCAGGGCAGCTTTTTCCGCCAGTTCCCGATTGCGCTCGATGATCTGGTTCAAATGCCCGCGCCCACCAAGCCATGCCGGTGTCAGCTCTTTCTCCAGCGCCAGCTGCGCACCTTCATAATCCTTGCGTTCATACAGGTCCAGAACCTTCGCCAGGGCTTTGTTGAAGTCCTGATGATTGACCTCGAACTCGTCGAAAGAGGCTTGGTCGGCAGGGTCCTGGATCAGCTTTTGATAGTGCTGGATTTCCTCGCGCAGATGCTGCTCGTAGCCTTGGTAGAGGGCCCGGTCCTCGGCAGTGATTTCCCGCTGCTCCGAGAGGCCGACGATCTGCTGGGTCTTGACGTAGCTGTCGACCCAGCCACCGCGAATCATGGAACTGTAATACACCCCTGGCACCGCGTAGGTACGCACCTTTTCTTCACTGGCCTCGATCTTCAACAACCGCGAATACGTGACGACCACCATCAGCAGCATAATGGCGATGATCACCGCAAAACTCGCCAGGATGCGTTGGCGCAACGTCCAGTTCTTCACAGTACAACCTCGAGCATTTTGAAATGCTGGGGAGTATAGCCGAGGGCGGTGCTGGGGCTGTATGGCGGCGGGGGAGGAGTTTGGCTATTCGCTCAGTTGTTCAAACAGCTCAAGCCAGGCATCAATGTGACAGTCGATACAAAAGTTCTGTGGGAGCGAGCCTGCTCGCGATTGCGGTGCATCAGTCAATAATGGTGTCGACTGACATACCGCTATCGCGAGCAGGGCTCGCTCCCACAGGGGGTGATATTTACCCTGGGGTCAGGCCTGACTCAAAGAGCAGCCTGCCGAACCTGCGTCTCCAGCTCAGTCTTCAAGCCGGGGTCCAGCTTGAGCTGGCGCGCCAGCTCATCGAGGTAGGATTTCTCCATGAAGTTTTCCTCATCCACCAGCATCACACTGGCGATGTACATTTCGGCGGCCATTTCCGGCGTGCTGGCGGCCCGGGCGACGTCGGTGGGGTCCAGGGGTTTGTTGAGTTCGGCGTGCAGCCAGTGTTGCAGTTCCTGATCGTTGTCGAGCTTGGTGAATTCGCCTTCGATCAACTGCTTTTCCCGCTCGTCGACATGGCCATCGGCCTTGGCCGCCGCCACCAGGGCCGTAAGGATCGCCTGGCTGTGCTGTTCGACCTGGGCCGGAGGGAGACGATCCAGCGTCTGCGGTTCGGTTTTCGGCGCACTGCCCTGCTGGGCTTGCCAATTGCCATAGGCCTTGTAGGCGATCACGCCCAATGCCGCCAGCCCCCCGTAGGTCAGGGCCTTGCCGCCAAACTTGCGAGCCTTCTTGTTGCCCAGCAACAGGCCCATGGCTCCGGCGGCCAGCGCCCCGCCACCCGCGCCGGAGAGCATCCCGCCCAGATTGCCGGCGCCACCGCCGAGCAAACCACCCAGGCCGCCGGATGACTTGCCTTGGGAGCCGCCAGCCTTGTTCTGCAACATTTCCTGACCGGACTTGAGAAGCTGATCAAGCAATCCACGGGTGTTCATTTGCTGCCTCCACGCATTCGGGTAACCGGATCATTAAGGCAATCAGCCTAGTTCGAAAGTGCCCGCGCCTGTCGGGGAGAGTGCTTCGAGATGTTGCTTGTCGATTTTCCTGTGGCTGCGGCGAATCCGATAAAACGATATAGACTCGAACCAACTGATAAACCGCAGCA encodes the following:
- a CDS encoding tellurite resistance TerB family protein codes for the protein MNTRGLLDQLLKSGQEMLQNKAGGSQGKSSGGLGGLLGGGAGNLGGMLSGAGGGALAAGAMGLLLGNKKARKFGGKALTYGGLAALGVIAYKAYGNWQAQQGSAPKTEPQTLDRLPPAQVEQHSQAILTALVAAAKADGHVDEREKQLIEGEFTKLDNDQELQHWLHAELNKPLDPTDVARAASTPEMAAEMYIASVMLVDEENFMEKSYLDELARQLKLDPGLKTELETQVRQAAL
- a CDS encoding methyl-accepting chemotaxis protein translates to MKNWTLRQRILASFAVIIAIMLLMVVVTYSRLLKIEASEEKVRTYAVPGVYYSSMIRGGWVDSYVKTQQIVGLSEQREITAEDRALYQGYEQHLREEIQHYQKLIQDPADQASFDEFEVNHQDFNKALAKVLDLYERKDYEGAQLALEKELTPAWLGGRGHLNQIIERNRELAEKAALTIRDAVTTAEVTMGLSFLVAVFIAMLCGLLLMRAIMAPMNRIVEILGIMRSGDLSGRLNLARKDEFGAVETGFNDMMAELTSLVSQAQRSSVQVTTSVTEIAATSREQQATATETAATTTEIGATSREIAATSRDLVRTMTEVSSAADQASVAAGSGQQGLARMEETMHSVMGAADLVNAKLAILNEKAGNINQVVVTIVKVADQTNLLSLNAAIEAEKAGEYGRGFAVVATEVRRLADQTAVATYDIEQMVREIQSAVSAGVMGMDKFSEEVRRGMAEVQQIGEQLSQIIHQVQALAPRVLMVNEGMQAQATGAEQINHALVQLGDASSQTVESLRQASSAIDELSQVAVGLRSGVSRFKV
- a CDS encoding chemotaxis protein CheW, coding for MSEFEARRGVVPAARQSLFLVFCIGNERYALQAIDVVEVLPRLPLKPIAQAPSWVAGVFAWRGAVVPVIDLCTLTFGQSAQARTSTRLVLVHYRPDAQQAGQVLGLILEQATDTLRCDPADFRPYGVDNRQAPYLGPVREDAQGLLQWVRVNDLLDESVRAVLFPTPPLSFDDLEGRP